A genomic stretch from Hemibagrus wyckioides isolate EC202008001 linkage group LG18, SWU_Hwy_1.0, whole genome shotgun sequence includes:
- the LOC131369048 gene encoding cytochrome c oxidase subunit 8A, mitochondrial, giving the protein MSALLRGLARIRSAPALRGTAITQRANITTKPAKEAVGAAETVFGLALFATAILVPSGWVLANLESYKKREA; this is encoded by the exons ATGTCCGCACTGCTCAGAGGACTCGCCCGGATCCGCTCTGCTCCTGCTCTGCGGGGGACAGCCATCACTCAGCGGGCTAACATTACAACAAAACCCGCAAAGGAAGCTGTAGGAGCAGCT GAGACGGTATTTGGCCTCGCGCTGTTTGCGACGGCCATCCTGGTTCCCTCCGGCTGGGTCCTGGCTAACCTTGAGAGCTACAAGAAGAGGGAGGCATGA
- the otub1a gene encoding ubiquitin thioesterase OTUB1a — translation MADEEQQQEGMSQKEIDGLNCLAYDEAIIAQQDRIQQEIATSIPLVSERQDLAILKKEYAEDDTIYQQKIRDLQKKYSFIRKTRPDGNCFYRAFGFAYLESLLDDSKELHRFKAIAAKSKLDLVSQGFTEFTIEDFHNTFMDLIEVCDKQPTVAELLNSFNEQSVSDYLVVYLRLVTSGYLQREDEFFQYFIEGGRTVREFCQQEVEPMSKESDHIHIIALAQALSVCILVEYMDRGEGGTVNHHVFPEDGEPKVFLLYRPGHYDILYK, via the exons ATGGCGGAcgaagaacaacaacaagaagGGATGTCTCAAAAGGAGATCGATG GTTTGAATTGTCTCGCATATGATGAAGCTATTATTGCACAACAAGACAGGATTCAACAAGAG ATTGCAACCAGCATTCCACTTGTATCAGAACGACAAGATCTAGCTATACTTAAGAAAGAATACGCTGAGGATGACACAATTTATCAGCAAAAAATAAGG GATTTACAAAAGAAGTACTCGTTCATTCGGAAGACGCGGCCCGATGGAAACTGCTTCTACAGAGCCTTCGGTTTCGCATATTTAGAGTCATTGCTGGACGATAGTAAAGAACTGCACAG GTTCAAAGCCATTGCTGCCAAGAGCAAGCTGGACCTCGTGAGCCAAGGCTTCACAGAGTTCACCATCGAAGATTTTCACAACACG TTCATGGACCTGATCGAGGTGTGCGATAAGCAGCCGACCGTGGCGGAGCTGCTCAACTCCTTCAACGAGCAGAGTGTGTCCGACTACCTGGTGGTGTACCTGCGCCTCGTGACTTCGGGTTACCTGCAGAGAGAGGATGAGTTCTTCCAGTATTTTATAGAGGGCGGACGCACCGTGCGAGAATTCTGCCAGCAG GAGGTGGAGCCCATGTCCAAAGAAAGCGACCACATCCACATCATTGCTCTAGCGCAGGCCCTGAGCGTGTGTATCCTGGTGGAGTACATGGACCGAGGGGAGGGAGGCACAGTCAACCACCACGTCTTCCCCGAGGATGGAGAACCCAAAGTCTTCCTCCTGTACAGGCCGGGTCACTACGACATACTCTACAAATAG
- the epdl2 gene encoding ependymin, whose protein sequence is MQAALVLTVILSSLLGAFAQKPHHCKSPPYLQGKLAVDFPEGKTMVYEQFYYDALEERIRVVAAGKEGEHDVFMDRLLLFREKVYYDIIYHNKTCTKNSLDAAFVPIAIPFDAKHRAQVVLGSLSAPAEGLLVNNWVGSDAEIKANYSLTFTEFGCIPVVTLYHIDGVGHFLSSFFDMIIGIGDPSALIPPAFCFSNNTVERRDGKATNFFTALL, encoded by the exons ATGCAGGCTGCTTTAGTGCTTACGGTCATCCTGAGCTCACTGCTCGGTGCCTTCGCTCAGAAACCACACCACTGCA AGTCACCGCCGTACCTCCAGGGAAAGTTAGCCGTA GACTTTCCTGAGGGGAAGACGATGGTGTATGAGCAGTTCTACTACGATGCTTTGGAAGAGAGGATTCGTGTTGTTGCAGCTGGGAAGGAAGGCGAGCATGACGTGTTCATGGATCGCCTTCTGCTTTTCAGAGAA AAAGTTTACTATGACATCATTTACCACAACAAAACCTGTACTAAGAATTCTCTGGATGCTGCCTTCGTTCCCATTGCAATTCCGTTTGATGCCAAGCACAGGGCCCAGGTTGTCCTGGGAAGCCTGTCTGCTCCTGCAGAGGGCCTGCTGGTCAACAACTGGGTGGGATCAGATGCTGAGATAAAAG CAAACTACTCCCTGACCTTTACGGAGTTCGGCTGCATTCCCGTCGTCACCCTGTATCACATCGATGGCGTGGGTCACTTTCTGTCaag CTTCTTCGACATGATCATTGGCATAGGCGATCCCTCAGCCTTGATTCCTCCGGCGTTCTGTTTCTCTAACAACACGGTGGAGCGGAGAGACGGCAAAGCAACGAACTTCTTCACTGCTCTTCTCTAA